The nucleotide window AAATAGCCGAGGAAATACAGGCTCTTCATCGAAAcgatttttttctttatctaATTGACTGGTGCATAGCCATAACCTACTGGCGTCTCAGACTTCTCGTACTTGACCCCGAACCTGCAAAGTCTGCCAGCCAATAGTCTGAACTTCAAAGCGCTGCAGACGCACAGAGATATCACCAACAGCGCTTTGACATGGAAGCGACCCTtcaatattaaatatattactcgAATCTCCAGCTGCGCCTACTTATTGACCGCGCCTCGTTGCTTCATAACATTACATTCCTACTTGTACCATCACGAGGTAAACTGCCGCTTATTAGTCAATATTGCGAAGCGAAGTGCATTCGATTTCCAGGGAGATATGAACTCATCCCAAAGCTCGGATTTCGAGGGGCAGTTTTCTGAGACCCTCTCTCCCTCCTATCGCGGTGACGAAAGTGAAGTGTCGATCTCTCTTTGGCGAAATTAGACTCCAGCTCCGAGCCAACTTGGCGGATCCGAGGAGATGACAGGGTGAAACATGAGATGATCCCACTGTATAATAAGTTCTGTCTCATTGATGAATATTGGGAGCACCTTGTAATATCACACGTCCATGACGTCGAAGCCGTGATTTGGTAGCATCGTCCCGAGGATAGCTGAACTCGAGTCCATCACAACCCTGTCAATGTCAAATGACCAGCGAGACAACTCGACTCGTCCAAAAGGAGTCCAACTGTCCAAGAAAGTTCAAGAGGCGCACTCTGGAGGGGGCAAGTGACAGACTTCGAAACATGAATAGTCAAAGCCGTTGTCCTCAACTAGTTGGCACACGATGAAGTTTGTGAACCAGCACAGATTTATCAGGTCTAGATCGCGAATGGGGCTTAAAGGGACGATGCCATCCAACATCCTCATTGGCTAGTATTCTTTTGAAGCTCTGGTGTTACCCGTAACTGGCAACATGTGTGTTAGTGGCAGCAAACAGCCCCTGGAACTCGCGTCCAAGTGGCTGAGCTAGGGTATTCAGTATTCATCCAGGCCGGACGCTTCAAAAGCCGTTGCATGACGATATCACAAGCtctcgagaaggagaaagaaaaaggacaaACAACCCCTGGAGGAAGCCGGAACAAACCCCCTTGACCTGCCGAGGCAGAAAGGGAGTGCATTGCCTGATATGCCGTGTCTTGACTCAAATGGGCGACTTGATTCAAAGGGTCGTGCCCTTGGCGGAATAGTGCAGGCGATCTTAGGAGCAAACGGGTTAGAGGGAGCTGATCTAAGCGTTGATCTATGACTGCCGAACGGTTTCAGAGGACTCTGAAACAAGCACAAACAAACTACGAATGCTCAGAATTCTCTGTTGGATGTAAATATTCTCGTATTCTGTTCGTAAGCTGACTGAGATGGTGAAAAGAGAGTACTTTGTCGGAAGTTTACAGCGCCACATTCTGATTGTACCATGTCGCCGTTGGGACGGCATTTCCACTTTTCGATCCGCCAAAGGATGCAATTTCTGGGGGCGAATATTACTGCAGGGGTTCAGCAAGGGTCCAAGTATTGGGGGTGAGGACTCGATAATGCCTCCTCAGCAGGACTATTCGATAATATTTGAGCAAATATTATCGATAAAGGGCTTCAACTATAGCGATAGTCGAGGGACCTTTCATGCACACCAGACTAGAAGCAATTCTGACTCGAGCAgctcctctcttcctttcttctcatcatcttggcgTCCCCGCTCGAGGCTTTGATTCGTCTGTGCGTCGGCACGAATGAAACCGAAACAAACGGTTCTGAAACAAGTCTGACTGACGTGTGAAGTGTCTGTCTCTCGAACAaagtctctctctctctctgtcttcTGTGAATTCATCCAGTCTCGTCTAGACCGAGGGCTCGAAGAAGAATACGAGGACAAACACGCCGTTCAGATGGCACAAGGAACGCTGTACTCTACCCGTTCTAAGTCTTGTCGTTTCAAGAGCAAACACAATAGCTTCAGCATCTCACGGCTCGTGTGACGTCAGGCTCAGACTTTGACAAGAGACGCCCCTGTTGATCATTGCGGAGCCCATCCAATGGCTTGGCCCTCTTCTCACGATGTCGGTGCTTTTGTATTGTGATGTGCCGTCTTGACCAGACTCTGAGCTAGTGATGTGCATTCGATATCCCCTTCTGTAAAAACATGCTCCATAATAGTCTATAGTGCCTCTCCCTGATCGTCCTATCTGTCTCTCTCCATCCTTTTCCTTCAGCCCTTTCCCCATACTATCTGCCCGATATTTTGTGCATTCCCTtcattttttattaaatattcaCCCTTCTCCCCATTCTTCGGTATTTCTTCCTTTGTTCCAATTTTACACAGAGGAGCAAACATTTATCAACACTCGTTTCAGTTGTGAAACCAGAGGAAAGCTGTGCTCCCTCGCCTTACACTTGCAAgactgtgctgtgctgtattGTACACTCGACGCTTGACTCCATCAAGACACAAACAATACTTGGACTCTCTTTCATCTTTACTACTTCTACTTATTCCAGCGCactctttgtctttccatcgatcatcatcatcatcgcctgcATTACACCCTCATTAATTCACTTGTCGCGcatctcaacatcgagaCAACCATCACCTACCTACGACACCTTCATTTCCCGTTTCCACAAACACTTCATCACGAAACGCCGATCAAATTCCTTCCGTTTTCAGAAGCATTAAACATCGATCCATCTTACAAACAACTAATCTATTTGATCATCCCCAAACATCCCATCTGTACGAGGCAGATACTCAATCTTGCCGCTGAAACGATCTCCCCGAGGGTAGTTTCACTAAAACATAACGCATAAATCTTCCCTGCCCACGATCGAGCTTCAATTCGTCGTTCGAGACCAAATCCTTCAGTGTTTTGGTCCCGTCAGCCTGGTTGTCAGCCCCCTAGCGCGTTTCAACTGAGTTGCCAGTTTATTGATCGAATGATATCAATGCTTCGTGCTTGAGCCAAGCCACAGTCATTCAATCATATAATTGAACGTATACTCTCAGTACCTCTATCGTCGAAGCATTTCTTTTCCGAAAAACTACAACTCTTACTGTTGAACATAAGACAACAAACTTCTTCCACAATGACTGGACAATCTACAAGACGATGGCTCCAGCTGTCTTTCCTTCTCATGGCTGGTTCCGCCTCCGCAGGATCCCTTAAGCTGTCAGACTTTGAGTCTATCAGTGACAAGTCATTCCCAGAGACCTGTGTTCAGGCCTACGATACACCACTCTCCCAATGCACCCCCAAAGACTTCACCGACGGCAAGGCATGCAGTGCTGCTTGTAAGGACTCAGTTCAGCAAGCCCAGGGCTTCATCCAAGCATCATGTGGTGACGTCTCAGCCAGCTCTGAATCACTTCTAAGCCGCAGTCAAAAGGGCAATCTTGTCGCGGTTCTCTGtcgagatgttgatgagcctcAATCGGAACCCGAGTCTGCACCTCAGACTCAGCCTCAGACTCAACCCAAACGGGAGCCCGAGCCTGAGAAAACCCAACCCCTAGCTACAGCAAcgacttctgcttcttctacCAAGGTCTTGAAGAATATCTTAATTGAGACTGGCCACACTACTCGAGACGACAAGTCGGACGATAGTCTAGATGGACCACCCCTGTCTTCAGTGGACGAAGACCTTGCCACCAAGAGCACAGTTCTTGCAATCGACACAGACCAGCCAACTGGCTCTCTTCCCATGCCTGCTCCCCCTAGCATGATGACCTCTGTGACAAAGCCGAGTGCTGCTAGCCAAACAGCGGCGTCTGCCAGCGAGGAACCGACTCCTACGCCCACAACGGCTGGCGGTTCTGTTCATACCCCTAGCTTTGGGTTCATGTGTGCGTCTTTGGCCATGTCTGCTATTATGTACATGGTCGTCAACTAGAGAGTTGGCTGGTAATTCATTTCAATTCTGAGGGGTGTAGGATCACTGTACTTATTTGACCGAGGGAGTTGGTGAATTTCTGTATCAACTTGAGATACAAGTCAACGGAAGTGAGAGAAGCTCACGTAGTTATGCATTTAGATAGCCGGAAAATAACAGAATACCCTTCGAGATCGAATTTGTTAATACTGGCCTTAGGTGCATGTAATTTGAGTGTATGTGATATGTGGTGCCGAGTGTTTCGCCTTCAAGCCTATCGCATAACTGCTCATTGTGATCGAGTAACATATTCGCGTGGCGCTCAGCGAGTTCGTGATCGCAAAACTCTGTAACAcgaaagatataatactcgATTGCGATAAAAATGAAGCTATCGTCAAATCATGTTCTTGTGCATTTGCACCACCTGGTGTGTTTTTACCTCTTGGCGACTTCACGTGTGAGCTTGGCCCTTGGCGCCGAGTGACTGGCGAGCCTGGGGTGCATCTATGGGCTTCTTGGCTGCACCAAAATCCAGGGACCTCCAGATCTCCAAGAGATCTCCAAGGCTTATAAAATGCAAGGTCAATTGACgttttcttcaactttggTGCTCTCTTCACAACGTGCAAGACGTTGTGTGCGTGAGACACGATGCCCTCACAAGTCGTACAGGAGGTTCGCAGATCTCTTTTTAGAATGAGCGGTGTATTGACCTTGCGGTTATTACTGTGGAGTTAAGAAACCCAGATTCGAGGTGaaaagagcttgaagctttGCTGGAAACAGGGTAGCGTGTTCTCTATCGTCCTCACTGACGTCAACAAACCAAGGCGATTGTCAATGGGCTCAATTTGATCTTGCAGATTCACAGTGAGATTCGATGGAGTCTTACCTGAGCGATTCTGCATGTAGAAGTTGAAGGGCCTGGGCCAAATGCTCCTGATCTAGACCCCCGAGAGGCCCAGCTAGACCGTTTCCAACGCCGCGTTTATCAACCATTGGCAGCTCGGGCGTTTCGTGACAAATAATAAGCATAAAATCGACCTCGCAGCTCGACAGGGAAATAAGGTTGTCTGCGGTTATGGCCGCAGGAGCGGTAAAAAATTAACCTTGATTTGACAGACCCTCAAACCATGTGCCAAAGACAACAAGCCTAAGCTGGCAACTGGGGTTCACACGAATTTTAGTGGAACAGATGCACAAATCAAGAGAGGAAACAAGAGCCGGGTCGTTTCTCCTTCGGTCGCCCTTTGCAGCGAGAGAAGCGCCTTGGATGGGCACGTTTTCGTGGGGATCTGATGCAGCTCGACGTTAATGTTCATCAGTATGATGATCATGTTGCGGATCAGTCTATCACTCGAGACGATGAACAAATGACTCGAGATGATAAAACCGAGGTTAGCGCTGCAAAAGTCGTCATCGAGGGAATGCTATAGTGCCAAGAAATACAGATATTGGCTGGAGGGTCTTCAGGTGGTCATATCCATTGCCCGcaatcttgttcttttgtgTTCATTTTTCTTCAGAGTGAGAATGTCAATTCCCGTTGGAGACCGAAGGACATGGTTCTATCTCGCACGGAACTGCCGGGGTCACCGTACCAGTACATGCGAACGCTGCTCTTATCGTCTCGGGCAGGCAGCTGGAGGCTATTCAAGCAATCAACGGCTAGCGGCATATCTCGTTTATTGGCACCATATCATGATATGATACGGCCTGGTTGCTTTTGTGAGACTATCGATTAGGCGTCGTTAGGCTTCGgatgccattctcatcgAAATTTGATACAAGACGAATGTGTATAGGTGTGGGTGAGCATACAGGCACAGAATAGCGTATTAGAGAAAGATGTTGAGGCGAGAAGTGGAACCAGACCGTTGTGATTGAAATAAAGTCATGGCGTTGAACAAGGGAGATGCATGGAGGACAGGACAAGCTGACGAGTAAGACAGGGCTTATTGAGATGTAATCTAGACCGTTATCGTGAGACTGTACCGTACAGAGTATTTGAGTCTCGATTCAAAGGGTCAAACATAGGTTGAGCCTCTATGAGGACAACCTGGGGCTTGTTTTACAACATCAGTCTCGAAATGATATTGAATAGAACAGCACGATAGACCTCTCGAGCCTTGGTATATTGCCGTCTTGTCCGGCTTGGGTGTCGCGAAGATTCTGGATAAAAGCAGCGGCGCATCAAATGGCCCCGCGAGCCCCCACTGAGAGGCTCTTGGCGGTACTTGATCCGACTGGGGCCCCCTgttccttgaccttgaccttgtggTTCGCTCACTGGCTGTGTGTGCTGCGTcgtgagatggatggatggctgctggtggtgacgaTCCCCTCGTCGTCGATGAACTTCGATTTTTGCGCTAGAAGACACCCCCTCCGGAGACACAAATCTCCAGCCGATGAGGTTAAAAAAACCTCCAGTGAAGGCCGTTGGAGCATTTGAACTTCTACCGTCATTCTTCGTGGCTGTATTCTGTTGAGAATACCTTATCTGCTCTCCAGATTAACATCGATAAGTCTCATCACGCCTAGACCTTTGTGGCGCCGAGTGGCGTTCCATCCCGGCTTTACAGGCATTGTTGCCCTGTGACGACACTGTTCAAGGCCTGTGCCATTTTTGAGCCCGGCGCCGATTGACGGGGATCAAACGGTTCGTTCTTGCGTGTTGATCTCGGGCGGCCGTTGAgaaattctttttcttccttcccTACAACAACAATTGACATTAGGCCAACTGTTTCTGTTGACGGCCTTCCCCTCTCGTCGCTCTtttactacctacctacctactccTCTCGTGGGCGTTGCACTTCTCTCGCATACGAGTTGCCAACAACAATTGATCGCGGCGTCGCCGCCCGATTTCCTCCCCATTGCGATAACGTTGCTTTGATCGCTTCCGAGATTGCGACACTACAAGTATCGAGCGCCGTCAAGGCCAATCGAACGACCGAACCTCTTGTATCTTTATTCCTATAGCCCAACATGGCGTGGAGTCACCTTGACATCACCAAGCCGCACTTGGTGTACATTATCCTCGGCGGCTTCACTTCCCTTTTCATGCTCTGCTCGTCCTTTATCAAGGAGCGCATGTACATTGGTGAAGCCACAGTCGCTACCCTTTGTGGCGTAATCTTCGGTCCTCATGCAGCCAATTTGATTAATCCCCAGGAATGGGGTTCGACCGATATCGTTACCGTCGAGTTCTCCCGAATTGTTCTTGTTGTCCAATGTTTCGCCGTCGGTGTCGAATTGCCCAAGTTCTACATGGAGCGCCATTGGAAATCTGTTGTCTTTCTTTTGGTCCCAGTAATGACGTTCGGCTGGCTTATTGTCAGTTTGTTCATCTTCTGGATGATCCCTGCATTGGATTGGCTCGATAGTCTTGTTGTGGCTGCGTGTGTTACTGCTACTGATCCTGTCCTGGCATCGTCTGTGGTAGGAAAGGGCAAGTTTGCAAAGCGAGTCCCTAAGCATCTTCGAGATTTGCTGTCCGCCGAGTCTGGATGTAACGACGGAATGGCATTCCCCTTCATTTATCTATCTTTGTACCTTATTCAGTACAAGCGAGATGCACAGGATGTGAGCTTCCATTTCGTTGTGTATGTTCTTCTCTACGAGTGCATCTTCGGCGCCATCTATGGTTTTGCCATTGGTTACATCGCTCGCCATGGTATCAAGTTCGCTGAGAAGCGCGACCTCATCGATCGAGAAAGTTTCCTCGTTTTCTACTTCGTTGTTGCGTTGTGGTGTGCCGGCTCTGGTAGTATCCTGGGCATGGACGATTTGCTTGTCGGTTTCGCAGCAGGAGTTGGTTTCTCCAACGACGGTTGGTTCGGCGAGAAGACTGAAGAGTCTCATGTTTCCAACGTTATCGATCTTTTGCTTAACTTGACTTACTTCGTCTACTTTGGAACCATCATCCCGTGGTCGCAATTCAACGACGGTCGATTTGGCATGATGGCCTGGCGTCTTGTGGTCATCGCCATTTTTGTCCTTTTCTTTCGCCGGATCCCTATCATGCTGGCCCTCAAACCGTTTATACCAGACGTCAAAACATGGCGTGAAGCATTGTTCGCTGGTCATTTCGGCCCAATCGGCGTGGGCGCGATCTTCGTTGCGATCTTGGCACGAGCTGAATTGGAGCATGACGAGCCGGTACCTTTGGCGGAGATGCCGCCCGAGAATACTGAACATTATGAGCTCATATATCTCGTGTGGCCGATAGTGTGCTTCATGGTTGTCACATCAATTCTTGTCCATGGCTCCTCAATTGCCGTCTTTACCCTTGGAAAGCGTATCAACACCTTGAGTTTGACCATGTCTTACACAGCTGCGCCCGAAGATGGACCTTCTTGGATGAACCGACTACCCCGAATCTCTTCTCAATCCAGATCTCAAGCCAGATCCTTCTCTGAGGCATCCATCGACGAAGAGAAGGGACCTCAGCTCCCTCCCGATGCACTGGTTCCTCCCAATGGGCCTTACAGTCATCTTTTACGCAGACAGCGAGACCAAGGTGGCAGCCGCTCATCATCGGTTGTGTCGCGAAAGCGCAAGTATAAGAACTGGGAAGACAATGGCCCCGGAGGACCCATCGCTCAGTCTGCTATCTTCCCCCAGCGACAATCGTCTACGCCTTTATCCCCTACTGAACAGTCCGAGCAAGAGGAGTCACCTTCGCAAGGCAACACTGAATCAACTCTGGCGGGCGATGATAGctccaaggagaaggatacCGACAAGATTGAGAAGGTAGAAGATAGCCCCATCGGTAGCAGCGGCCAGAAGACACCCCCCAAGCCTGTGAACGTATTCGAGGAGGGGCACGATTTGATATTTGAGAACAAGGACGGAGACGTTCTTGATGTCGAACCTGCTCCCGATTCTCACAGACAAGACGAAGACCACGTGCCCATCACAGCCGTTAAGCCTGGCCACGACAAGCTATGGACTATCTCTGGTTTTAGGAAGAGGGTGGGTGAAGTCTACAATACTGAAATCGAGAAGCGTAAGGAAAAGGGCCAAGATCGACGACACGAACCTGCCAGAGCCTACCAATTTGGAAACACGGTACGTGCATCCCTAGAATTGCAACAAAGGATTGAACTAACAAGGTACAGATTATTGTCGAAGACGAGGACGGTGAAGTCGTTAAAACTTATGAACTGCCCACCACCAAGGGTGAGAACTCAGAAGCCGGTCCCAGCACCACACCCGCCGAGAAGGCAGCAGCCAAACCTGGATGGACCAATTTTGGAGGCGTTTTTGGAGGCAGCAGCTCCAATGAACAGACTAGGAAGAAGTCTATTGCGGAGAACCAAGCAGCCGATGACAAGGCCATTCGATTCACGATTGGCGGTGTTGGTCAACGCATGACTAAGGAGGACTTCATCCGCGAAGTACAGAAGCTGGATTCACGAACAAGAAAGGAGGTTGTAGAGCAATCATCTGCCTCGCAAgctgtcaagaaggttgCCAAACAGGACCTGCCACCCGAAACTGCAGTCAAGGcagccaaggctgctgagcatcACTCTAGCGGAAAGGCGAAGGCAACGGAGGCCCCAGCTGCGTCTCCCTCCCGGCATGCAGGCCCTTCGAGCCCATCCAAGCCATCCGAGGAGCAAGGTGAGACAGCTGTTGAGCGCAAACGCCGTCTCGCCGTTCTATCAGCTCAAGGGGACGATGAGCGTGAGGAAGAGACTGGCGAGACACCAGCggaaaggaggaggagagaggcTGCTCTGGGTGTAGGCAACGCAGGTGATGAcagtgatgacgacgagggcACCGAGAGAGTGCCACCAAGCCGACGAGGTATCACGTTTGCTGATTCGACACGGCCCAGCAGGGGAAGAGCTCCGAGGTAGTGGATGATTCCATTTAGAGCGGGTTTATTtgcattttcttcttcgcatAGATAATGATATCCAGTATGATTCTACTGATGATAAGGAGGTGTTAATTGCATGGTGCATCACATAGCGCATTATATAGGAATCATGTCATATTCTAAACTAGATACATGAAATCACCGTTTGCCCATGTCTTCTATTGAGCCTGATTCCTCTCCAATGTCCTCCTTATTCACCATTCCGTTACGTTAAGAAGTTTGTAATTGTAACAAGAAAGGAGTCTCATTAGGCATCACGTGCAGTATCACGTGAATGGGATGATAGCTACAGGGGTTTCAGCTCTCCCGGTCAGCTCGACTGGATCTTTAGGCTTTACTCAACACTCCATGTAATTGACTGACGGCGTTAAAAATGTACTTGCTGGAATTCCTTTCTCCGTAACATATACTAGAACTTTTACGCTCGCCCTCAACCCTCTGCCTGACCTGTGAGGCTCAATGGACTCCAGTGATGGCCAGCAAGACTCGCCCCTCTCCATAAGCGCCAACGTTGCGGGCATGCTGACCTTTGTCGTCGCCATTGCTGCAGCATTCTATGCTCGTCTGACATTCCTTCGAAATAGCGACGATGAGTATTTCCGTGTCAAAACATCTTTGTCGTGGTACAAAACTGAATCTACTTGGCTGGCGGATCTCGTAGCAGCCATAAATGCCCAGCATGAAGGTTTCCATACACAGCAACCCGAATATCAGATGTACAACTTTGTTATGGAAGATCTATTGAATCTGGAGCAGCGTCTTCTCGATATTGTCGCTGAGACGGAGGCTAAGGCGAGTGTTGGTGACCAAGGGCAGTCGTGGACACTCATGCCGAGGAATTGGAATGGGCGTACAACAGTGGCCATGGCATGGCTGCCAGTGAGGACGAAAGCGTTGGAGCTAGTGAGACAGCGAGAAGGTCTGACTGCGAGAGTGCAATTCATGCAAATGAGCATGATCTCATCTCGATTACGAGATCTGGAATCCAGGACGAAATGGCGAGAAATGAAGATGGATGAGAGCTCGCGCAAACTCGAGTCGTTAGTTGAGAGCCAGAGGGATAGGATCCATCGATTAGAAGACCTGGTGAGCCGGTTGACACATCGTGATCGATCTGGCCTATCGAGGGCCGGGACCTTGACAGATCTCGCAGTCAAGAGCAACGAGTCAAACGAGTCGGCTGAGGTTGGCGGTCCCGCCACAACGTCTGAGTTGGGAGATGCAATTAAGCCCAACAAGTCAATAGCAGAATAGACTTGATTGTTTATCGGAAACCGTATCCATTCTTGTAGGCATATGCAACGGCAATGCATAAACTCGGAAACGCCCAAAGAATGTCCATCTCGACGACGGCCCATACCCACAAGCAGCCTAAAGGAGGAGCTTGTTTCATGACTGCTATGTATCCGTAGTTGTTGCTGATGTGGATGAGGTAGCAGCCGCCTACGGTGCTCGCGACAAAGAATATGGCCTGACGAACAGTCTCTTGGTATTGTTGCGGAACAAGCGGAAAGAATGACTTATGGGAGTAATGTGGATGCAAGACGTAAAAGAGGCCGATGAACACTAAAGAAACATCATGTAAGTAGACAGATTGGTACAGATCGCAGACATCTTACAAAGCCAGGCTGTGAAAGTCCTTTGGACGATAGCAAACCAATCAACTTCCATTGCATATTGTCGCTGTACTAGGACATCGAATGTGAAATGCACGGTTGCAATGACTCCAGTCCATAGTATTGTCTCAAAGATGCGTTCTGTTCGAGGGGACAAGAGGGGACCTTCGCCGTTGAGCTCGCGTTGTCTTCGATCAGCTTCTGCAAATAGATCACGCCCCTTTGCGAAATCGACAAGTGTTTCCTTAGTGGGACCAGATCGATCTGGCTGCTCAAGTTTAA belongs to Fusarium musae strain F31 chromosome 9, whole genome shotgun sequence and includes:
- a CDS encoding hypothetical protein (EggNog:ENOG41) codes for the protein MAWSHLDITKPHLVYIILGGFTSLFMLCSSFIKERMYIGEATVATLCGVIFGPHAANLINPQEWGSTDIVTVEFSRIVLVVQCFAVGVELPKFYMERHWKSVVFLLVPVMTFGWLIVSLFIFWMIPALDWLDSLVVAACVTATDPVLASSVVGKGKFAKRVPKHLRDLLSAESGCNDGMAFPFIYLSLYLIQYKRDAQDVSFHFVVYVLLYECIFGAIYGFAIGYIARHGIKFAEKRDLIDRESFLVFYFVVALWCAGSGSILGMDDLLVGFAAGVGFSNDGWFGEKTEESHVSNVIDLLLNLTYFVYFGTIIPWSQFNDGRFGMMAWRLVVIAIFVLFFRRIPIMLALKPFIPDVKTWREALFAGHFGPIGVGAIFVAILARAELEHDEPVPLAEMPPENTEHYELIYLVWPIVCFMVVTSILVHGSSIAVFTLGKRINTLSLTMSYTAAPEDGPSWMNRLPRISSQSRSQARSFSEASIDEEKGPQLPPDALVPPNGPYSHLLRRQRDQGGSRSSSVVSRKRKYKNWEDNGPGGPIAQSAIFPQRQSSTPLSPTEQSEQEESPSQGNTESTLAGDDSSKEKDTDKIEKVEDSPIGSSGQKTPPKPVNVFEEGHDLIFENKDGDVLDVEPAPDSHRQDEDHVPITAVKPGHDKLWTISGFRKRVGEVYNTEIEKRKEKGQDRRHEPARAYQFGNTIIVEDEDGEVVKTYELPTTKGENSEAGPSTTPAEKAAAKPGWTNFGGVFGGSSSNEQTRKKSIAENQAADDKAIRFTIGGVGQRMTKEDFIREVQKLDSRTRKEVVEQSSASQAVKKVAKQDLPPETAVKAAKAAEHHSSGKAKATEAPAASPSRHAGPSSPSKPSEEQGETAVERKRRLAVLSAQGDDEREEETGETPAERRRREAALGVGNAGDDSDDDEGTERVPPSRRGITFADSTRPSRGRAPR
- a CDS encoding hypothetical protein (EggNog:ENOG41) produces the protein MTGQSTRRWLQLSFLLMAGSASAGSLKLSDFESISDKSFPETCVQAYDTPLSQCTPKDFTDGKACSAACKDSVQQAQGFIQASCGDVSASSESLLSRSQKGNLVAVLCRDVDEPQSEPESAPQTQPQTQPKREPEPEKTQPLATATTSASSTKVLKNILIETGHTTRDDKSDDSLDGPPLSSVDEDLATKSTVLAIDTDQPTGSLPMPAPPSMMTSVTKPSAASQTAASASEEPTPTPTTAGGSVHTPSFGFMCASLAMSAIMYMVVN